In Streptomyces sp. NBC_00569, a single genomic region encodes these proteins:
- a CDS encoding ectoine synthase, whose translation MIVRSFKEIENTDRHVKSATGTWESKRIVLAKEKVGFSLHETILYAGTETDMWYANHIEAVLCVEGEAELTNRETGEKHWIEPGTMYLLNGHERHTLRPKTDFRCVCVFNPPVTGREDHDENGVYPLLTEEA comes from the coding sequence GTGATCGTCCGTTCGTTCAAGGAGATCGAGAACACCGACCGGCACGTGAAGTCGGCGACCGGCACCTGGGAGAGCAAGCGCATCGTCCTTGCCAAGGAGAAGGTCGGCTTCTCACTGCACGAGACGATCCTCTACGCGGGCACGGAGACCGACATGTGGTACGCCAACCACATCGAGGCCGTGCTGTGCGTCGAGGGCGAGGCCGAGCTCACCAACAGGGAGACCGGCGAGAAGCACTGGATCGAGCCGGGCACGATGTACCTCCTGAACGGCCATGAGCGCCACACCCTGCGTCCCAAGACCGACTTCCGCTGCGTGTGCGTGTTCAATCCTCCCGTGACCGGACGGGAGGACCACGACGAGAACGGCGTCTACCCGCTGCTGACCGAGGAGGCCTGA
- the ectB gene encoding diaminobutyrate--2-oxoglutarate transaminase — MTITQPDLSVFETLESEVRSYCRGWPTVFDRAQGSRMFDEDGHEYLDFFAGAGSLNYGHNNPVLKRALIDYLERDGVTHGLDMSTTAKRAFLESFQNIILRPRDLPYKVMFPGPTGTNAVESALKLARKVKGRESIVSFTNAFHGMSLGSLAVTGNAFKRAGAGIPLVHGTPMPFDNYLDGQTPDFIWFERLLEDSGSGLNTPAAVIVETVQGEGGINVARSEWLRKLADVCERWDMLLIVDDIQMGCGRTGAFFSFEEAGITPDIVTVSKSISGYGLPMSLCLFKPELDVWEPGEHNGTFRGNNPAFVTAAAALETYWTDGPAMEKQTLARGQQIDEALGALRDEFRDDTVEYRGRGLVWGLEFRDKDRANKVAKRAFELGLLIETSGPESEVVKLLPALTITPEELEEGLRTLTRAVRETA, encoded by the coding sequence GTGACCATCACCCAGCCGGACCTGAGCGTCTTCGAGACCCTTGAGTCGGAGGTGCGCAGCTACTGCCGCGGTTGGCCCACCGTCTTCGACCGGGCGCAGGGCAGCCGCATGTTCGACGAGGACGGCCACGAGTACCTCGACTTCTTCGCAGGCGCGGGATCGCTCAACTACGGGCACAACAACCCGGTCCTCAAACGCGCTCTGATCGACTACCTGGAGCGGGACGGCGTCACGCACGGGCTCGACATGTCGACGACGGCGAAGCGCGCCTTCCTGGAGTCGTTCCAGAACATCATCCTGCGCCCGCGTGACCTGCCGTACAAGGTCATGTTCCCCGGCCCGACGGGCACCAACGCCGTCGAGTCGGCGCTGAAGCTGGCCCGCAAGGTCAAGGGCCGCGAGTCGATCGTGTCGTTCACGAACGCCTTCCACGGCATGTCGCTCGGCTCCCTCGCGGTGACCGGCAACGCCTTCAAGCGCGCGGGCGCCGGCATACCGCTGGTGCACGGCACCCCGATGCCGTTCGACAACTACCTCGACGGGCAGACGCCGGACTTCATCTGGTTCGAGCGCCTCCTGGAGGACTCCGGCTCGGGCCTGAACACGCCCGCCGCCGTGATCGTGGAGACCGTGCAGGGCGAGGGCGGCATCAACGTCGCCCGCTCGGAGTGGCTGCGCAAGCTGGCCGATGTCTGCGAGCGCTGGGACATGCTCCTGATCGTCGACGACATCCAGATGGGCTGCGGCCGCACCGGTGCGTTCTTCTCCTTCGAGGAGGCGGGCATCACCCCGGACATCGTGACCGTTTCGAAGTCCATCAGCGGGTACGGGCTCCCCATGTCCCTGTGCCTGTTCAAGCCGGAACTCGACGTCTGGGAGCCGGGCGAGCACAACGGCACGTTCCGCGGCAACAACCCCGCGTTCGTGACGGCCGCCGCCGCCCTGGAGACGTACTGGACCGACGGCCCCGCCATGGAGAAGCAGACGCTCGCCCGCGGCCAGCAGATCGACGAGGCCCTCGGCGCGCTCCGCGACGAGTTTCGCGACGACACCGTCGAGTACCGCGGACGCGGCCTGGTGTGGGGCCTGGAATTCCGCGACAAGGACCGGGCGAACAAGGTCGCCAAGCGCGCCTTCGAGCTCGGTCTGCTCATCGAGACCTCCGGCCCCGAGAGCGAGGTCGTCAAGCTGCTTCCGGCGCTGACGATCACGCCCGAGGAGCTGGAAGAGGGACTGCGCACGCTCACCCGGGCGGTGCGCGAGACCGCCTGA
- the ectA gene encoding diaminobutyrate acetyltransferase: MPESLRIDRPEVADGAAIWRIARDSKVLDLNSSYSYLLWCRDFAATSVVARDSAGSVAGFITGYIRPDDPRTLVVWQVAVDHAHRGRGLAGALLDGLWAKVAADRATTVLETTISPDNTASQRLFASFARRNGAQVAQTVLFDAGLFPDDGHEPEVLHRIGPIV; this comes from the coding sequence ATGCCCGAGAGCTTGCGGATCGACCGGCCCGAGGTGGCCGACGGAGCCGCAATCTGGCGTATCGCCCGCGACTCGAAGGTGCTCGACCTCAACTCCTCGTACAGCTACCTGCTGTGGTGCCGGGACTTCGCCGCCACGTCCGTCGTGGCGCGGGACTCCGCCGGCTCCGTCGCCGGGTTCATCACCGGGTACATCCGGCCCGACGACCCACGCACCCTCGTGGTGTGGCAGGTGGCCGTCGACCACGCGCACCGGGGGCGCGGTCTGGCCGGGGCACTGCTCGACGGGCTCTGGGCGAAGGTCGCCGCCGACCGGGCGACGACCGTGCTCGAGACGACGATCTCGCCCGACAACACGGCCTCGCAGCGCCTGTTCGCCTCGTTCGCGCGCCGCAACGGCGCACAGGTCGCGCAGACGGTGCTGTTCGACGCGGGCCTCTTCCCGGACGACGGGCACGAGCCCGAGGTGCTCCACCGCATCGGGCCGATCGTCTGA
- a CDS encoding pyridoxal-phosphate-dependent aminotransferase family protein, translating to MTHPFLDLAPLSAEHFASIERRVAGLLDTSQDVVIMQGEALLPLEGAIRGTARPGTVALNIVTGPYGQTFGDWLRDSGATVHDLAVPFHTAVTAEQVRDALAEHPGTDFVSLVHAEAATGNTNPVAEIGEVVREHGALFYLDAVASIAAEPVLPDAWGVDLCVIGAQKAMGGPAGVSAVSVSARAWERMESNPQAPRHSYLSLLDWKHRWIDGGRKALLHAPAQLEMLALEACVERIEAEGLDALMARHAGAAAATRAGALALGGGIEPYVYEARDAAPVATTLRAPAGIDASELVARALAVDPVLPLVAGGGALAKEMIRVNHYGPQATRGVVQSSLAALGGALAEMEGSGAPVDLEGARRAVAGAWV from the coding sequence GTGACCCACCCTTTTCTTGACCTGGCCCCCCTGAGCGCCGAGCACTTCGCCTCCATCGAGCGGCGCGTGGCCGGGCTGCTCGACACCTCGCAGGACGTCGTGATCATGCAGGGCGAGGCGCTGCTGCCCCTCGAGGGCGCGATCCGCGGCACCGCCCGACCCGGCACCGTGGCCCTGAACATCGTCACGGGCCCCTACGGCCAGACCTTCGGCGACTGGCTGCGGGACAGCGGGGCGACGGTGCACGACCTGGCGGTCCCCTTCCACACCGCCGTGACGGCCGAGCAGGTGCGCGACGCGCTCGCCGAGCACCCCGGGACCGACTTCGTCTCGCTCGTGCACGCGGAGGCCGCGACGGGCAACACGAACCCGGTCGCCGAGATCGGCGAGGTGGTGCGGGAGCACGGCGCGCTCTTCTACCTGGACGCAGTGGCCTCGATCGCCGCCGAGCCGGTCCTTCCCGACGCCTGGGGCGTGGACCTGTGCGTGATCGGCGCGCAGAAGGCCATGGGCGGCCCGGCGGGCGTCTCCGCGGTGTCCGTCAGCGCGCGGGCGTGGGAGCGGATGGAGTCCAACCCGCAGGCGCCGCGGCACTCCTACCTGTCGCTGCTCGACTGGAAGCACCGCTGGATCGACGGCGGGCGCAAGGCGCTGCTGCACGCGCCGGCTCAGCTGGAGATGCTCGCCCTGGAGGCGTGCGTCGAGCGCATCGAGGCGGAGGGCCTCGACGCCCTGATGGCCCGTCACGCCGGTGCGGCCGCGGCCACGCGGGCGGGCGCGCTCGCGCTGGGCGGCGGTATCGAGCCGTACGTGTACGAGGCACGGGACGCGGCGCCGGTGGCGACGACGCTGCGCGCCCCGGCGGGTATCGACGCCTCGGAGCTGGTCGCGCGGGCGCTGGCGGTGGACCCGGTGCTGCCGCTGGTGGCCGGGGGCGGGGCGCTCGCCAAGGAGATGATCCGCGTCAACCACTACGGCCCGCAGGCCACCCGAGGCGTCGTGCAGTCCTCGCTCGCGGCCCTCGGCGGTGCGCTCGCCGAGATGGAGGGGTCCGGCGCGCCGGTGGACCTGGAGGGCGCGCGCAGGGCCGTCGCCGGGGCCTGGGTGTAG
- a CDS encoding amidohydrolase family protein codes for MSERTVLHVKGRVLVGPDDVRDELWVVGGRVTYDRPAGPGLDITTVDGWAMPGLVDAHCHVGLDTHGPVPADVAEKQALTDREAGTLLIRDAGSPSDTRWIDDREDLPRIIRAGRHIARTRRYIRNYAHEIEPPELVAYVAQEARRGDGWVKLVGDWIDRDAGDLTACWPREEVEAAIAQAHRLGARVTAHCFAEDSLRDLVEAGIDCIEHATGLTEDTIPLFAERGVAIVPTLVNIATFPQIAAAGESKFPRWSAHLNRLYERRYDTVRAAYDAGVPVYVGTDAGGSLAHGLVAGEVAELLKAGLPAVDALSATAWGARAWLGRPGLEEGASADLVVYESDPRADVRVLASPRRVVLRGRIVG; via the coding sequence ATGAGTGAGCGCACGGTGCTGCACGTGAAGGGGCGGGTCCTCGTCGGTCCCGACGACGTCCGGGACGAGCTGTGGGTCGTCGGCGGACGGGTGACGTACGACCGGCCGGCCGGGCCCGGCCTCGACATCACCACCGTCGACGGGTGGGCCATGCCCGGACTCGTCGACGCGCACTGCCACGTCGGCCTGGACACGCACGGCCCGGTGCCGGCCGACGTCGCCGAGAAGCAGGCCCTCACCGACCGCGAGGCCGGCACGCTCCTGATCCGCGACGCGGGCTCCCCCTCGGACACCCGCTGGATCGACGACCGCGAGGACCTGCCCAGGATCATCCGGGCCGGGCGGCACATCGCCCGCACCCGCCGCTACATCCGCAACTACGCGCACGAGATCGAGCCGCCCGAGCTGGTCGCCTATGTGGCCCAGGAGGCGCGGCGCGGCGACGGCTGGGTGAAGCTGGTCGGCGACTGGATCGACCGGGACGCGGGCGACCTGACCGCGTGCTGGCCCCGCGAGGAGGTCGAGGCCGCCATCGCGCAGGCGCACCGGCTCGGCGCCCGCGTCACCGCCCACTGCTTCGCCGAGGACTCGCTGCGCGACCTCGTCGAGGCGGGCATCGACTGCATCGAGCACGCGACGGGCCTCACCGAGGACACCATCCCGCTGTTCGCCGAGCGCGGCGTCGCGATCGTCCCGACCCTCGTCAACATCGCCACGTTCCCGCAGATCGCCGCGGCCGGCGAGAGCAAGTTCCCCCGCTGGTCCGCCCATCTGAACCGTCTGTACGAGCGCCGCTACGACACCGTGCGAGCGGCGTACGACGCGGGGGTGCCGGTCTACGTCGGCACCGACGCCGGCGGCTCGCTCGCGCACGGACTGGTCGCCGGGGAGGTCGCCGAACTGCTCAAGGCCGGACTCCCGGCCGTGGACGCGCTCTCCGCGACGGCGTGGGGCGCCCGCGCCTGGCTCGGCCGCCCCGGCCTGGAGGAAGGCGCCTCGGCCGACCTCGTGGTCTACGAGTCGGACCCCCGCGCCGACGTACGGGTGCTGGCCTCGCCCCGGCGTGTGGTGCTGCGCGGCCGCATCGTGGGCTGA